A window of the Schlesneria paludicola DSM 18645 genome harbors these coding sequences:
- a CDS encoding M3 family metallopeptidase, whose translation MVDSSSLKDNPLLATSGLPDFAAIRPEHVVPAVQHLVHDATEKLTEIEQHLQPTWEGSLGKLETLDPPFEYGWKPVGHLFGVLNSDELRAAYETVLPEVVQFGLRASQSEPIYQTLKQLRQGAEWSKLSEAQQRIVTDRIKGAELSGIALTGEKRERFNAIEQELSQLSTEFSNHVLDATKAFSLDITDSADAEGWPSTLRNLAAKSWNGAHPDAVEKATPAQGPWRITLEPPLFTPFMEHCRNGALRETLYRAFVTRASSGELNNDLLIVRFLALRREKALLLGYHNFAEVSLARKMAPSVEAIRKMFTDLRSAAWDAAARDLDDIRALRAEHGVTEPLNVWDVAFWAERLREERYAYTDDELRPYFPFERVLAGLFQLLERLFDVKIHQQTDVSVWHPDVRFYRVHDASGTHIASFYLDPYSRPENKRGGAWMDDCLGRRTTGGHLQLPVAHLVCNQTPPHGDTPSLMSFREVETLFHEMGHGLQHMLTKVDFADCAGINGVEWDAVELPSQFMENWCYHRPTLLSLTGHYQTGEPLPESLFEKIRAAKNFRAGSMTLRQLLFGMTDITLHSDYDPSSSETPHQVNQRLSKQTSVLPLLPEDRSLCSFQHIFSGGYAAGYYSYKWAEILSADAFSAFEEAGLDNPQAIHETGRRFRDTVLALGGSRHPMEVFREFRGREPKVDALLRHSGLGN comes from the coding sequence ATGGTCGACTCCAGTTCGCTCAAAGACAATCCTCTCTTGGCCACCAGCGGTTTGCCGGACTTCGCCGCCATTCGTCCAGAGCACGTCGTGCCGGCGGTGCAGCATCTGGTTCACGATGCGACAGAGAAGCTGACTGAGATCGAGCAGCATTTGCAGCCCACCTGGGAAGGTTCGCTGGGGAAACTTGAGACGCTTGACCCACCGTTCGAATATGGTTGGAAGCCCGTCGGACATCTGTTCGGAGTGCTTAACTCCGATGAATTGAGAGCGGCCTATGAAACCGTACTGCCTGAAGTCGTTCAGTTTGGTCTTCGTGCCAGTCAAAGCGAACCAATTTACCAGACGCTGAAGCAACTGCGTCAGGGGGCCGAATGGTCAAAGCTCAGTGAAGCACAACAGCGGATTGTGACCGATCGGATCAAGGGCGCAGAGCTCTCGGGGATTGCGCTAACGGGCGAAAAACGTGAGCGGTTCAATGCCATCGAGCAAGAATTGTCGCAACTGTCGACGGAATTCTCGAACCATGTGCTCGATGCAACGAAGGCCTTTTCCTTGGACATCACCGATTCGGCTGATGCCGAGGGGTGGCCGAGCACGCTGAGAAATCTGGCGGCGAAATCCTGGAATGGCGCGCACCCCGACGCCGTCGAGAAGGCCACGCCTGCACAGGGACCCTGGCGGATCACGCTCGAGCCGCCGCTGTTCACTCCGTTTATGGAGCATTGTCGCAACGGGGCTCTTCGCGAAACGCTTTATCGCGCGTTTGTGACGCGAGCGTCGTCGGGGGAACTGAATAATGATCTGCTGATCGTTCGGTTCTTGGCGCTTCGTCGCGAAAAGGCATTGCTGCTGGGGTATCACAACTTTGCGGAAGTGAGCCTGGCGCGAAAGATGGCCCCCAGCGTTGAAGCGATTCGCAAGATGTTCACCGACCTGCGAAGTGCCGCGTGGGATGCGGCGGCGCGCGACCTCGACGATATTCGCGCCCTGCGCGCCGAACATGGTGTGACGGAACCGTTGAATGTCTGGGATGTGGCGTTCTGGGCCGAGCGATTGCGAGAAGAGCGATACGCCTATACCGACGATGAACTTCGTCCCTATTTTCCGTTTGAACGGGTGCTCGCAGGGCTATTCCAACTGCTCGAACGCCTGTTCGATGTGAAAATCCACCAGCAGACCGACGTCAGCGTGTGGCATCCGGATGTTCGGTTCTATCGAGTGCACGACGCATCGGGGACGCATATCGCCTCGTTCTATCTCGACCCATATTCTCGCCCCGAAAATAAGCGGGGCGGGGCCTGGATGGATGACTGCCTGGGCCGCCGCACGACGGGAGGGCATCTTCAATTGCCTGTGGCACATCTCGTATGCAATCAAACTCCGCCTCACGGCGACACACCAAGCCTGATGTCGTTTCGTGAGGTCGAGACCCTGTTCCATGAAATGGGCCATGGTCTACAACATATGTTGACGAAAGTCGATTTTGCGGATTGCGCAGGGATCAATGGAGTCGAGTGGGACGCCGTCGAGTTGCCCAGTCAATTCATGGAAAACTGGTGTTATCACCGGCCGACGTTGTTGAGCCTGACGGGGCATTATCAGACGGGTGAGCCACTGCCTGAATCGCTATTTGAGAAAATTCGTGCGGCAAAGAATTTCCGCGCGGGTTCGATGACGCTGCGGCAACTGTTGTTTGGAATGACCGATATCACGCTGCATTCGGATTATGATCCGAGCAGTTCGGAAACGCCGCATCAGGTTAATCAGCGATTAAGCAAGCAAACCAGCGTCCTGCCGCTGCTTCCTGAAGATCGATCGCTTTGCTCGTTTCAGCACATTTTCAGCGGCGGGTATGCCGCTGGCTACTACAGTTACAAGTGGGCGGAAATTCTGAGTGCCGATGCCTTCAGTGCTTTTGAAGAGGCTGGACTCGACAATCCACAGGCGATTCACGAGACCGGACGGCGGTTCCGCGATACCGTCTTGGCGTTGGGGGGCAGCCGGCATCCGATGGAGGTCTTCCGCGAGTTTCGTGGTCGCGAACCCAAAGTCGACGCACTCTTGCGTCATTCCGGGTTGGGCAATTAA
- a CDS encoding TlpA family protein disulfide reductase, which produces MLPTYRVLFMCQLGLLSVLLIGCAERVASRPERPVSDSISATTTAPSDAKTDGTDDEKPKAVALKPIELLEANWTELQALIAEQKGKIVVVDLWSTACEPCMKEFPHLVELQATLPDDVQAISFDLDFAGIKNKPVSYYRERVLNFLGSQPESKILHRMCSKAADELFDEIQLNSIPAVYVFDREGVLAKRFEGAEDQSEGASYATNVIPFVKQLIQSPGKTR; this is translated from the coding sequence ATGTTGCCCACGTACCGAGTTCTGTTCATGTGCCAGCTTGGTTTGCTGTCGGTGTTGCTGATCGGCTGCGCGGAACGAGTCGCGTCACGCCCTGAACGCCCCGTCTCGGACAGCATCAGTGCCACCACGACCGCTCCATCTGACGCCAAGACCGACGGAACAGACGATGAGAAACCGAAAGCTGTCGCACTGAAACCCATCGAATTGCTCGAAGCAAATTGGACCGAACTTCAAGCACTGATCGCCGAGCAAAAAGGCAAGATTGTGGTCGTGGACCTCTGGTCCACTGCCTGTGAACCGTGCATGAAGGAATTCCCGCATCTCGTGGAACTTCAGGCGACGCTTCCAGACGACGTTCAGGCCATCTCGTTTGATCTCGACTTTGCCGGAATCAAGAATAAACCGGTCTCGTACTACCGAGAACGAGTCCTGAATTTTTTGGGCTCACAACCTGAAAGCAAAATTCTGCATCGAATGTGCTCCAAGGCGGCCGACGAATTGTTCGACGAGATACAACTGAATTCCATTCCGGCCGTTTATGTGTTTGACCGCGAAGGCGTGCTGGCAAAACGATTCGAAGGCGCGGAAGACCAAAGCGAAGGCGCGTCGTATGCGACAAACGTCATTCCATTCGTGAAACAATTGATCCAATCGCCGGGTAAGACTCGTTGA
- a CDS encoding alpha/beta hydrolase family protein: MAIRNWMSLACTVLAWTLSTNAVWAVEKTEKQSFQASDSLAPAKDVNEAATKSLAELAWKPASFEVTFEPSQTPFDPAIVRFPSPHSTGHAINDLVAMEWYAARNASDQVIDAPAVIVVHESGPRMEVGRLIARALHAQGLHAFMIHMPTYGLRRPKEFVPQLELVSEVMKQGIADARRARDAVAVLPHVDSRSISIQGTSMGGFVTATAAGLDRGFSTVHIMVSGGNLYELITNGQREAGKMREMLAQGGYTGEKLRDLLAPIEPLHLAHRYDRATTWLYTADRDQVVPPEHAEALRKAAGLDADHQMMLPADHYSGIIYVPIVVIEIAKKIRLELETRTTAK, translated from the coding sequence ATGGCGATTCGAAACTGGATGAGTCTGGCGTGTACCGTCCTGGCCTGGACTCTTAGCACGAATGCGGTCTGGGCGGTTGAAAAGACCGAGAAGCAGTCGTTTCAGGCAAGCGATAGTCTGGCGCCCGCCAAAGACGTGAACGAGGCAGCGACAAAAAGTCTCGCAGAACTGGCGTGGAAGCCCGCCAGTTTTGAAGTCACGTTCGAGCCGAGCCAAACCCCATTTGATCCAGCGATTGTCCGCTTCCCGTCACCCCATTCCACCGGCCACGCAATCAATGATCTTGTGGCGATGGAGTGGTATGCCGCCAGGAACGCATCCGATCAGGTCATCGACGCCCCGGCTGTGATCGTCGTTCACGAATCAGGCCCGCGAATGGAAGTCGGGCGACTGATTGCCCGAGCACTCCACGCGCAGGGTCTGCACGCATTCATGATTCACATGCCAACATACGGATTGCGCCGCCCGAAAGAATTCGTCCCACAACTTGAACTCGTCAGCGAAGTCATGAAACAAGGAATCGCCGACGCCCGCCGGGCCCGTGATGCCGTGGCTGTATTGCCCCATGTCGACAGTCGCTCGATCAGCATCCAGGGAACCAGCATGGGCGGTTTTGTTACCGCGACCGCCGCGGGACTTGACCGTGGCTTTTCAACAGTCCACATCATGGTTTCCGGAGGCAATCTGTACGAATTAATCACGAACGGCCAGCGAGAAGCGGGAAAGATGCGTGAAATGCTGGCCCAAGGCGGATACACGGGCGAGAAATTGCGTGACCTGCTCGCCCCGATCGAACCGCTGCATCTGGCGCACCGATACGATCGCGCAACAACATGGCTCTACACAGCCGATCGCGATCAGGTCGTTCCACCCGAACACGCCGAGGCACTTCGCAAGGCGGCGGGATTGGATGCCGACCATCAAATGATGCTTCCAGCCGATCACTACAGTGGGATTATCTATGTCCCAATCGTTGTGATCGAAATCGCGAAAAAGATTCGACTGGAACTCGAAACACGTACGACCGCAAAGTAA